A single window of Halobacillus naozhouensis DNA harbors:
- a CDS encoding AraC family transcriptional regulator: MGWVESLQQTIDYIEDHLLDHLTVNNIAKEANASPFHFQRVFTLLTDISIGEYIRRRRLTLAAQDLFHTNVKIIDLAFKYGYETPEAFTKAFRRQHGVSPSQARRYMGKLQSYNRLVIQVSLKGAEPMKYQVVEKEGFQVVGIKKGFSIANGENLLEIPKMWDQVNSDGTTDLLLHLNSGPIDGMLGICDTSGKSSSDEMNYWIAAAYDGKPQKGLVSLDIPASKWAVFEVHGAMPDAMQKVWKQIFSEWFPSGGYEHAGTPELEVYTADDPYSPNCYSEIWIPVK; the protein is encoded by the coding sequence TTGGGCTGGGTTGAATCGTTGCAGCAGACTATTGATTATATAGAGGATCATTTGCTGGATCATTTAACTGTGAATAACATAGCTAAGGAGGCGAATGCATCACCTTTCCATTTTCAAAGGGTATTTACTCTTTTAACGGATATATCAATAGGGGAGTATATTAGACGCCGACGATTAACGTTAGCGGCGCAAGATCTATTTCATACAAATGTGAAAATCATTGACCTTGCCTTTAAATATGGTTATGAGACTCCCGAGGCTTTCACCAAGGCTTTTCGCCGACAGCATGGGGTTTCTCCAAGTCAAGCTCGACGGTACATGGGAAAGCTGCAATCTTATAACCGCCTGGTTATCCAGGTGAGTCTGAAAGGAGCAGAACCGATGAAATATCAAGTGGTAGAAAAAGAAGGTTTTCAAGTTGTTGGGATTAAGAAGGGGTTTTCTATTGCGAATGGAGAGAATCTATTAGAAATTCCAAAAATGTGGGATCAGGTGAACAGTGATGGGACGACCGATTTATTACTTCATTTAAATAGCGGTCCTATTGATGGAATGTTAGGTATATGTGACACTAGCGGCAAGAGTTCTTCGGATGAAATGAATTATTGGATTGCCGCCGCTTATGATGGAAAACCACAAAAGGGGCTAGTAAGCCTTGATATTCCTGCTTCGAAGTGGGCAGTATTTGAAGTTCATGGAGCTATGCCTGATGCAATGCAAAAAGTATGGAAGCAGATTTTCTCAGAGTGGTTTCCATCTGGCGGGTATGAGCATGCCGGCACACCTGAGTTAGAAGTGTACACAGCAGACGACCCCTACAGTCCAAACTGTTATTCCGAAATTTGGATTCCAGTAAAATAA